One region of Flavobacterium sp. GSB-24 genomic DNA includes:
- a CDS encoding GNAT family N-acetyltransferase — MKISIVVTQEEHFKFAQEICDTIESSALLRGTGIAKRTPEYIQKKMSNGDAMIALADGKFAGFCYIESWQHGKFVAHSGLIVHPDYRSLGLAKKIKSKVFDYSLQRFPDAKIFGITTGLAVMKINSELGYKPVPFSELTTDPSFWAGCKTCTNFPILQSKENKMCLCTGMLYDPKEKQKTPPRHPFNEAVLSRLKKIKQALFLNKLLSFVFLFKI; from the coding sequence ATGAAGATCTCTATTGTTGTTACCCAGGAAGAACACTTCAAATTCGCACAAGAAATCTGCGATACGATAGAATCATCTGCCTTATTAAGAGGTACGGGGATTGCTAAAAGAACTCCTGAGTACATTCAGAAAAAAATGTCGAATGGTGATGCAATGATTGCTCTGGCAGACGGGAAATTTGCAGGTTTTTGTTATATCGAAAGCTGGCAGCACGGAAAATTCGTGGCACATTCGGGATTAATTGTACATCCTGACTATAGAAGTTTAGGTTTGGCAAAAAAAATTAAGTCGAAAGTGTTTGACTATTCTTTACAGAGATTTCCAGATGCAAAAATATTTGGTATTACCACTGGCCTTGCTGTAATGAAAATTAATTCTGAATTAGGTTACAAACCTGTTCCTTTCTCTGAATTAACGACAGATCCAAGTTTTTGGGCCGGCTGTAAAACGTGTACCAATTTCCCTATTTTACAAAGCAAAGAAAACAAAATGTGCCTTTGTACGGGGATGTTATACGACCCAAAAGAAAAACAAAAAACACCGCCGAGACACCCTTTTAATGAGGCTGTTTTGAGCAGACTTAAAAAAATTAAACAGGCTTTATTTTTAAACAAATTATTGTCGTTTGTTTTTTTATTCAAAATTTAA